The proteins below are encoded in one region of Ostrea edulis chromosome 3, xbOstEdul1.1, whole genome shotgun sequence:
- the LOC125673686 gene encoding E3 ubiquitin-protein ligase TRIM71-like, protein MHPRRSAQDILLCDLCKTAPLQSHCKLCHINLCVICVGKHLSDSSKDHNVVPFIKHIKSTPNYPKCQKHAEKHCEMFCEKCDIPVCSTCISSDKHRGHKISDVLEKLGSKTESLQKDLEELESRIYPRYEEMASDVQTEKAELETKYGKMTTAADQQGEILHREITAIVNKRKSDIAEMKNKHLAALNKNTDEITNRITELRQIIQDLKKILDSNDVSLTSSYKSRNSEFRTLPPKVRVTLPSFSAQKINKDQLNEMFGSLSPLSINTEHGDTMKSAEAVSSPPVKPLLDEPRLTATIDTGYRPYSVSCLSEDQVWTCWDSKTMKLLNLRGKLLTSIKTKSGKWPQDIAVTRDGDLVYTDTNNNTVNLIKNKQIQTVITLQGWVPLNVCCTASNHLLVTMISDDGKQSKVVRYSGSTEKQSIQFDDQGRPLYSSGGNKYLSENKNLDICVADNKARAVVVVNQSGKLRFRYTGHPSNTKQSFYPFGITTDSQSHILTADYDNNRIHILDQDGQFLRYIHCDLLWPWGLCVDIRDNLFVANGDNKVKKIQYL, encoded by the coding sequence ATgcatccccggcgcagtgcCCAGGACatcctactgtgtgacctctgtaaaactgcccccctacagagtcactgtaaactttgtcatataaatctctgtgtTATCTGTGTCGGTAAACATCTCTCCGATTCCTCTAAAGATCACAATGTCGTGCCCTTTATAAAACACATCAAGTCTACCCCTAACTACCCAAAATGCCAGAAACACGCCGAAAAACATTGTGAAATGTTCTGTGAGAAATGTGacattcctgtctgttctacctgcaTCTCCTCAGATAAACACAGAGGCCACAAAATATCAGATGTTCTGGAAAAACTCGGAtctaaaacagaaagtttacaaaaagatttagAGGAACTCGAGTCCAGAATTTATCCccgatatgaagaaatggcgtcCGATGTCCAAACTGAGAAAGCCGAGTTAGAAACTAAATACGGGAAAATGACAACAGCCGCCGATCAACAAGGAGAAATCTTACACCGGGAGattaccgccattgtcaacaAGAGGAAATCCGACATTGCggagatgaaaaacaaacacctgGCCGCTCTcaataaaaatacagatgaaATTACAAACCGAATTACAGAACTCAGACAGATCATTCAGGACCTGAAGAAAATACTGGACTCcaatgacgtctccttaacctcatcttacaaatctaggaattccgaatttagaacattaccgcctaaagtccgagtCACATTACCGAGTTTCTctgctcagaaaataaacaaagatcagctcaatgaaatgttcggttctctgtcgccattatccattaacacagaacatggcgacacaatgaagtcagcagaagctgtatcgtctcctccagtcaaaccattaCTTGATGAGCCGCGcctcaccgccaccatagacactgggtatagaccatacagtgttagctgtctgagtgaagatcaagtctggacatgcTGGGATAGCAAAACCATGAAGCTCCTCAACCTCCggggtaaactactgacatcaataaaaACCAAGTCAGGGAAGTGGCCAcaggacatagcagtgacacgggacggagatcttgtttatactgacactAATAATAACACCGTgaacttaattaagaataaacagatacagaccgtgatcacactacaggggtgggtACCTCTCAATGTCTGCTGTACCGCCTCTAAccatctcctggttaccatgatcagtgatgatggaaaacaatccaaagtcgtgcgttactccggctccacagagaaacaaagcattcagtttgatgatcagggtcgtcctctctactcaTCTGGTGGTAAtaaatacctcagtgagaacaagaacctggatatctgtgtggctgacaaTAAAGCTagagcagtagtggtggtcaatcagtcaggaaaactccgatttagatacactggtcatccctctaataccaagcAATCATTTTATCCattcggcatcactacagacagccagagtcacatcctgacagcagactatGACAAtaaccgtatccacatcctagatcaggacggacagttcctccgctacattcactgtgatttacTCTGGCCatggggtttatgtgtggacatcagagacaacctctttgtggctaaTGGAGATAataaagtgaagaaaattcaatatctataa